GTAATGGTCAAAATACCAATTGCATCCTTCGTATCACTACCTAATCCTAGCTTTTTATAAATATCTGCATTCGGATTAGCTATGATATGAGCTAGTGTGACTTGTTTACCTGGTACATACTCCTGAATGACACGTTGTTTCTCGTTGTTTTGGCTCATAAATCTCATCCCATCTGCTTGAAAAAACATTAAAAACACATAAAGGCCCCTTAAAAAATACACTCGGCAATTTTTAAGGAGCCTCTTCGCTCTCAACTGAAATTCTTAACACGTCATTGTGTTAATTTCACTATATTTGAACTTGTAAACGATGTCAATACTTCATTAGACTAATTTCGACAAAATATTCGCTACTGAAACATTTTGTTCAAAATTCCAATAACATCTTCTTCCGTTGGCACACGTGGATTTGTTTTTGTACATCCATCCTTAAGCGCGCCTTCTGCAATCGCATTTCTCATTTCTTCCAGTTGCTTATACTCTATGCCACAATCCCGCAAATTCGTTGGCATTTTCAATTGTTTTTGCAATTGCTTGATTGCATTAATTAAGCTGCGCACTCCACTTCTCGTATTGCTTGCTGGAAGACCTAAGGTTTTAGCAATAGCTACGTATCTCTTAGCGGTCGCCTGATTTTCACCCTGACCATATCCTGTTCCACAATTCGCATTGAATTCGATGACATGTGGAAGCAGTAAGGAATTCATGCGACCATGAGGAATGTGGAACTTAGCTCCAGCTACATGGGCAATTCCGTGATTGAGGCCTAGTGATGTAACATTAAAGGCCATTCCTGCAAGGCATGAAGCATTGTGCATTTTTTCACGTGCCTCTAAATCATTACCATCCTTGTATGCTCTTACTAAATATTCAAAGACAAGCTTCATCGCCTTTTCCGCTAGAGCATCAGAAATATCATTTGCTTTTGTAGACACAAACGCCTCGATAGCATGCGTCAAAACATCCATTCCCGTATCGGCTGTAAT
The nucleotide sequence above comes from Brevibacillus laterosporus LMG 15441. Encoded proteins:
- a CDS encoding 1-propanol dehydrogenase PduQ, whose amino-acid sequence is MDKVSFKTDIYMGQGALHRLQDLKEKRIFIVTDPFMVQSGMIQHVIDQIDASNKHLVFSDIVPDPPIEVVVSGMKALSEFETDTIVALGGGSAIDAAKAMKYFAKQVSNQKDLPFIAIPTTSGTGSEVTAFSVISDQQKNIKYPLVSNDMTPEEAILDPELVKSVPDFITADTGMDVLTHAIEAFVSTKANDISDALAEKAMKLVFEYLVRAYKDGNDLEAREKMHNASCLAGMAFNVTSLGLNHGIAHVAGAKFHIPHGRMNSLLLPHVIEFNANCGTGYGQGENQATAKRYVAIAKTLGLPASNTRSGVRSLINAIKQLQKQLKMPTNLRDCGIEYKQLEEMRNAIAEGALKDGCTKTNPRVPTEEDVIGILNKMFQ